From the Methanobrevibacter sp. genome, the window TATTAATACCAGTAATTGTTACCTCATCACCTTTTACTGCTACTTTAGCACTACCGACTATTTTAGCGGTTCTTGGGTGTCTTTCCCCGAGGAAATTGTCAATTACAACAGTATCATTTTGAACTTTCACATTCATTGGAAAGTGAGCAAATACTATTTTCATATGATATTCAAAACCATCAGTCACACCAGTAATCATATTGTTAATGTGTGCTCTAGTGGTTCCA encodes:
- a CDS encoding 50S ribosomal protein L6, encoding GTTRAHINNMITGVTDGFEYHMKIVFAHFPMNVKVQNDTVVIDNFLGERHPRTAKIVGSAKVAVKGDEVTITGINKEHVGQTMANLEQATKIKGRDPRVFQDGIYLTSKE